From Pseudomonas sp. stari2:
CATGCCGCCCTTGGAGCGGCCCATCGGAGTACGACCGAAGTCGACAATCACGACGTCTCTAGGATTCAAGCTCATAAGTTCACTCTCACTCTAGTTGGGGGCGCTTAACCGAAGAAGCTCTGGCCGTTCTTGGCCATTTCGCGCAGCTTCGCGGTCGGGTGGTACAGCGCGCCCAAATCAGCGTACTGGTCGGCCAGGGCAACGAACTCGGCAACACCGATCGAATCGATGTAGCGCAGCGCACCGCCACGGAATGGAGGGAAACCAATACCGTAGACCAGACCCATGTCGGCTTCGGCGGCGGTTTCGACAATGCCGTCTTCCAGGCAACGCACGGTTTCCAGGCACAGCGGGATCATCATCCAGTTGATGATGTCTTCGTCAGTGACTTCACGCTGCTCGTAGACGATCGGCTTGAGCACTTCCAGTACCGACGGGTCGGCGACTTTCTTCTGCTTGCCTTTCTTGTCGGCCTCGTAGGCGTAGAAGCCCTTGCCGTTTTTCTGACCCAGACGCTTGGCTTCGTAAAGCACGTCGATGGCCGAACGACGGTCGTCCTTCATGCGGTCCGGGAAGCCTTCAGCCATCACGTCACGACCGTGGTGACCGGTGTCGATGCCGACCACGTCCATCAGGTATGCCGGGCCCATCGGCCAGCCGAATTTTTCCATGATCTTGTCGATACGGACGAAGTCCACACCCGCGCTGACCAGCTTGGCGAAGCCGCCGAAGTACGGGAACAGTACGCGGTTGACCAGGAAGCCCGGGCAATCGTTGACGACGATCGGGTTCTTGCCCATTTTCTTGGCGTAGGCAACGGTGGTGGCAATCGCCAGCTCGCTGGACTTCTCGCCACGGATCACTTCCACCAGCGGCATCATGTGCACCGGGTTGAAGAAGTGCATGCCGACGAAGTTTTCCGGCCGCTTGAGCGCTTTGGCCAGCAGGCTGATGGAAATGGTCGAGGTGTTGGACGCGAGGATGGTGTCTTCTTTGACCTTCTCTTCGACTTCCGCCAGAACGGCTTGCTTGACCTTCGGATTCTCGACCACGGCTTCAACAACCAGGTCGACGTGCCCGAAATCGCCGTAGGACAGGGTCGGACGAATGCCGTTGAGCACTTCAGCCATTTTCGCGGCGGTCATGCGGCCTTTATCAACGCGACCAACCAGCAGCTTGGCGGCTTCAGCCAGACCTTGCTCGATGCCGTGCTCGTTGATGTCCTTCATCAGGATCGGCGTACCTTTGGAAGCCGACTGATAGGCGATACCGCCACCCATGATGCCGGCGCCCAGTACGGCAGCCTGCTTCACGTCCTTGGCGATTTCGTCGTAGGCCTTGGCCTTTTTCTTCAGTTCCTGATCGTTCAGGAACAGACCGATCAAGCTCTGCGCGGCAGAGGTCTTGGCCAGTTTCACGAAACCTGCGGCTTCGACTTCCAGCGCCTTGTCACGGCCGAAGTTCGCGGCTTTCTGGATGGTCTTGATCGCTTCGACCGGGGCCGGGTAGTTCGGGCCGGCCTGGCCAGCCACGAAACCTTTGGCGGTTTCGAAAGCCATCATTTGTTCAATGGCGTTCAGCTTCAGCTTTTCCAGCTTCGGCTGACGCTTGGCCTTGTAGTCGAACTCGCCGGAGATGGCGCGCTTGATCAGCTCAAGGGCAGCATCCTGCAGCTTCTCGGGAGCAACCACTGCATCGACGGCGCCGACCTTCAGCGCGTCCTCAGGACGGTTTTCCTTGCCGGCGGCAATCCACTCGATGGCGTTGTCGGCACCGATCAGGCGCGGCAGACGCACGGTACCACCGAAGCCCGGGTAGATGCCCAGTTTGACTTCCGGCAGACCGATCTTGGCCTTGGTGGACATGACGCGGTAGTCCGCTGCCAGGCACATTTCCAGACCGCCACCCAGGGCGATGCCGTTGATCGCGGCGACGGTCGGAACGTTGAGGTCTTCGAAATCGCTGAAGATCTTGTTGGCTTCGAGATTGCCAGCAACCAGCTCGGCATCCGGCAGCTTGAAGTTGTCGACAAATTCGGTGATGTCGGCGCCGACGATGAACACGTCCTTGCCACTGCTGACGATCACGCCCTTGATCGAAGCATCTGCCTTGATGGTGTCTACGACCTGACGCAGTTCGTTCAGGGTAAGACGGTTGAACTTGTTGACGGACTCACCCTTGAGGTCGAATTTCAATTCGACGATGCCACTTTCAAGAGCTTTAACCGTGATGGCTTTACCTTCGTAAATCATCAACTGATCTCCACGATATGGAAGCTGAACAGTACACGTCGGACGCAGGCGAATGGCTCGGCAGGACGCTTTTTCGTCAATGCTGACACCAATCCACCCGGCACACCCGCCAACGCGATAGTCGGGATTCTGTAGGAGCAGTCTGCAATACAAACGCTCAATTCATACGCCCGTTTGATTTGGGTACGCCACCTTCACGGAATTTCCGACAATTGTCAATCGCCCTAAATACGGGTTGAAATGCGACTTTGCGGTCATTTCTGTAAGACGCAGCCCGTCCACACATGCTTGCATGTCAGGGCATTCATAAGATTAATAGTTAGAAAAGTCGCCCTAATTCACCGCAAGCCTTGTTTAACAGGCTACGCTGGCTGGACTACGAAGGAAAACAGGCGCACTTTTGCTGACCGAATCACTCCGGTTCAACGCCAAAAAGAATTTCCGGCCTGCCTGGCCAACCCCGCCCGATGAATCATGTCGGGCTTTTTATTGCTCGTCTGCCGGACGTTTCGCACCATTGCAGCGCGAAAAGTCCGAGAGTCATGCCAGCGCTTTCAGCGTGGCATCAATTTCCAGCAAAACCGTCGCTTCGCCCTTCTCGCCCCAATAGAGCGCGATCATCTGCTTGTCGGCTTCAACCTTGAAAACGTTGCCCGGCAATTTCTCGAAATGATTCAACAGAAGCGGATCCTCACAGGCTTCCTGCCACTGATTGACCCACACGCCCGGGGATTTCTGCCAGTACGTCCAGCACACAGGCTGCTTGCTGCGCCGTGGCCGATGGTATTGCGCACATGGGTTTGGCGGCTCCTGAGACAACCAGTGCGGCCACTCCTGAGGTGCCAACTGCATGGCCAGTCCGATGCGCCGGGCCTCGGTGCGCAAGGCTATGCGGCCACTCTGTGCACGGGACGGGCGCAGCCACGCCAGGGGGCTCAACACCACCAGCAGGATTGACACCACCAGCCAGACCGTCATATCTCTACTCCCGTTTTTAAATGCGCCCATTTTGAATAAGCCCATTGCGTCACTTTGGAACCAATGCGCTTGAAACCAGCCATACTTAACAATATTGATCCCTCACGAGGAGCACCTCATGCCCTACCACCATATCCTGGTCGCCGTAGATCTGACCGAAGAGTGCGACCCTGTGATCCACCGCGCCCGAGAGCTGTCGGTGAGCAATGGCGCCAAGCTGTCGCTGGTGCATATCGTCGAACCGATGGCCATGGCCTTCGGGGGTGACGTGCCGATGGATCTGTCACAACTGCAACAACAGCAGTTCGATCAGGCCAAGGAGCGCCTCGAGCGCCTGAAGC
This genomic window contains:
- the fadB gene encoding fatty acid oxidation complex subunit alpha FadB, which gives rise to MIYEGKAITVKALESGIVELKFDLKGESVNKFNRLTLNELRQVVDTIKADASIKGVIVSSGKDVFIVGADITEFVDNFKLPDAELVAGNLEANKIFSDFEDLNVPTVAAINGIALGGGLEMCLAADYRVMSTKAKIGLPEVKLGIYPGFGGTVRLPRLIGADNAIEWIAAGKENRPEDALKVGAVDAVVAPEKLQDAALELIKRAISGEFDYKAKRQPKLEKLKLNAIEQMMAFETAKGFVAGQAGPNYPAPVEAIKTIQKAANFGRDKALEVEAAGFVKLAKTSAAQSLIGLFLNDQELKKKAKAYDEIAKDVKQAAVLGAGIMGGGIAYQSASKGTPILMKDINEHGIEQGLAEAAKLLVGRVDKGRMTAAKMAEVLNGIRPTLSYGDFGHVDLVVEAVVENPKVKQAVLAEVEEKVKEDTILASNTSTISISLLAKALKRPENFVGMHFFNPVHMMPLVEVIRGEKSSELAIATTVAYAKKMGKNPIVVNDCPGFLVNRVLFPYFGGFAKLVSAGVDFVRIDKIMEKFGWPMGPAYLMDVVGIDTGHHGRDVMAEGFPDRMKDDRRSAIDVLYEAKRLGQKNGKGFYAYEADKKGKQKKVADPSVLEVLKPIVYEQREVTDEDIINWMMIPLCLETVRCLEDGIVETAAEADMGLVYGIGFPPFRGGALRYIDSIGVAEFVALADQYADLGALYHPTAKLREMAKNGQSFFG
- a CDS encoding universal stress protein, yielding MPYHHILVAVDLTEECDPVIHRARELSVSNGAKLSLVHIVEPMAMAFGGDVPMDLSQLQQQQFDQAKERLERLKHKYTELEGSNCHLTYGQPRQEIHHFAKDQECDLIVVGSHGRHGLALLLGSTANDVLHGAPCDVLAVHLVKR